In the Hevea brasiliensis isolate MT/VB/25A 57/8 chromosome 8, ASM3005281v1, whole genome shotgun sequence genome, CCTGATCTAATTACATCGCCCTCTTCCGAGGTCCacgaaacatggacggaaggcaggctcgcagctctctgaccctcagcgcctctcattttcaagaaaacaaaagaagttaaccaagaaaagaatcaaaatccttaccggaatgtgatcggtgccaaaaaaaacttgaagaaacgagagaatgcCGAGATTGCTAGCAaagttctgaaaatgacataagggagcaattgatttaccctccccctatttatacctatctgagcatttaatgctcacgaagtcccaagcgacgcattGGTTAGCGGAATCGGGTCGCTTTTCTGGCACGTcgggggaaggttccagaaacacgaTAATAAAATCGAATAAATGAGATCAGTTAGTTAGGGTTATCGGATTGAGCAAACTTTCAAAATCATGGATCGGCTAAACGGCGATTCATTTagagatcagatcggatatgcatatcagagatcagaaaaataactaatgcaataataaaataaaaaccttcaaataaaatttcatttcatttccaaaagatcggattacatcatttgggcaatctcaagagatcggattacattattaGGGGAATCTTTAAagatcaaattacatcatttggcgaTATCTAAAGATCAGCACTATATCTTACCTAgtaagggcctatgtcaaagcctagtcttgtggctgaatcaaaagatgtgtttgatcagaaagccagccacaagtattggatagatgtgcagctcagatagggtgactatgactctcatgatagtgagcggagtcatcgccgatgtcatcgaccagaaccgagctatagtcgggacgcccgatgtggtgaggagccaaatgaacttcaagaggcggtcatcgacattaagattgaaattagtagtCCTCTTGTCCGAGATCGGTCCACTAATTACACCAGTAGACCAATTCGAGATCAGCACAATCATCACTTtcaatcttgatcggtaaattagtctggttccctcactgtcattagataTTGTCCTCATGGTTTTTCGATCGcgaggatcataaattttcaggcgaagTGCAAAGAAAacagtcggaaaaagatcaaaaacagTCACCATAATCAGAAATATTACCGAAAAAGCTAGAATTGGAGAAATGGAGAAACTGAAGGAGGAGAAGTGAAGTGTGGAGGGGATTTCCCTGTTGGTACATATATATAGGGGCtaggcatttattgcatacagaaaccgaagcggatgcatcggtaataGAAGAATTAATGGCATTGACCAAAACAAGTTAGATAAGGAAGAaagatctagaatgggagagatcaggGAATGAGAAGGGACCTGATACTAGAGAGATCAGAAGaggagagggtcataatagggagatcGGAAGAAATAGAGATCGAAAAGCAAGAAGAGATTGAATAGCTTTCAaataactctcttcataatcagagccgagttagttaaagtgttacaggcgtgatcaaatcttcaccgcacgcctcatttgcaacaATGCCTACCtagctgacagacgccaaaatAGTTATGGCAGTTCTGTACACCTCAATCTTcaccgttgatcatacttgtaaggacggacctgaagcccttggatcaaaaagcagaCGACAGGATCGacactttttattcccagcccttggtTCCATCTTGTAAGGAAAGACCCagagccgttggattaagagaagaaaggacggatattctgaatgaaatctcaacctccattttgattctctttaattctcagacatcggattGTGTCCTTTGAAATCTAGACCCTCCGTCTCCCCTGATGAGATCCTTACCCTTCATAaggagcacccattccctataaatacctgcatataatactgtagaagggacgaAAGAaaagtggtggtgattatagtggaaagactctgaaatttgattcagtcttgctactctcCATTCTGAGCTTTCGAAGTGtgaaaaaacttcagaaaccagttttcttaagtattttcATCGAAAAGAGCTCTGAGTCCTGAAACTTCCATTCTCAGTTCCTCTGCAATCATCTTCACTCCACCTCATTCCCACCACCCTAGTATTTGACTTTACCTTTCGGGTTCAGCATCGTTTCGACCTATCCTCATTACTCCGGGTAAGCTCAAGTTCTCTCGCAGTCAGCTCCCACCTCTATAAGATTTGTGGACACCGGAGTTACCTCATCTGTCTCCTTAACTTCCCACAGGTAAGTGTTCAGACTGTTATTTTGtcgaatattcttattttattttctctcttaaaatttcttttatatctAGTCACACTAAATCTCTAAATAGATTATCTAGGCCAATATTCATTCCCTGGGTCTTCTTTTTCTATTCATTCGTAAACTTTATTTATCAtctcttagttttcatttccttcgaaaatAGACGTTCAAGTCATAGGCAACTTGTAGATACTCAAAAGAATATAAGCAGGGGTATTTCGACATGAAAACTTTcggtcaaaaaaaaaataaaaatgacaaaGGAAGATAGGTGTAGCATGGGTCGGGCAGGTTGGAAACAAGAATAGGTCAAACAAATAATTTGTGAGGTCGAGCCAAGGAACAAGCCCAGGTGATAATATAATAGATCGGGAATCAAGATAAGCTCGGATCCCGAGCGAgcaattaaaagagatcggatcaAGGAGTTCGGATAAAGTGATCACACGAAAGGTCGGCAAGGAGTTCGGTCTTTCGCCCACTATCTAGTTATAAGGTCCcataggctaggaaaagctttacatGGATTTTTTGTGTCTTCGGTACTCCATTCCCAAAAAAGAGGGGTCCAGAAGGACCCTTTACTTAAATCCCTAGTCCCAGGTTCTTATAAAACGCCATTCTaataaacacattaagagttcggggggagagttcttacccgaactcagtctAAATTTTAACGcaacacattaagagatcgggggagagttcttacccgagctcaGCTTAATTTTTAAACGCAGTATGATacattaagagatcaggggagagttcttaccccagCTCAGCTTAATTTTTAAACGCAATAtgatacattaagagatcgggggagagttcttacacgAGCTCCGCTTAATTCTTAGACGCaatatattaaagagatcggaggagagttcttatccgttttcTCGGCGAAAACCCTATTaaaatgtggagatcggaggagagttcttatccgaaatctcccgcttaaatttttaaacagaatacactaagagatcgggggagagttcttacccacaTTCTCGGCTGAAATCTTACAAAATATGAGGAGATCGAAGGAGacttcttatccgaaatctcccgcttaaatttttaaacaaaatacactaagagatcgggagagagtccttacccaaattctcttagcttaaatccaaattaaaatatcaaaactcCAAATATGCGAATTAACCCTCAACAAGACTCTGTTACGTTGCATCTAATCactaaagggtcatctcatgtactcgtgttcttgggcaaccctacatggtgaaatatcaaatattccttttatccttATGAAAGATTAACATCGTCACTCCAACCCCCaaattaccaattttaattcataaagagcataatgttaaatctgcttacccttgtTGAAGGACGCggtggggtgcctaataccttccccacccgcatatggaccccaaacctagaatctctatttttgaagtgtttctttttaatttacctttacaaatgattttctttaattttccttaaaattaaagtggcgactcctcacttttcccactttggtgagagttcatctaggcgaccgcaaaataccttgcgacagtgTTTGTAGCCATAAGTTCAGCAATGACAGTTTATGCAATGTGGCAAGGGAAGACTCAGAAACTTAGACTATTCCCAGATTTTGCCAATCAAGCATCCTTGTTTGATCTTTTCACCACAATCCCAGTCTTTGTAACTGGTTTGGGATTCCATGTTAATGGTAACCATTAAGGTTTTCAATTTGGTAATTAGCAAATTAATGAATGCGTATTAATTAACTTGGTTTAATGAATGCAGTTCACCCCATTAGATCAGAACTTGGAAAACCTTATGATATGAACTCAGCTGCCAGGATTTCCCTCATCATTGGCATTGCAATTTACTTTGCAATTGGTTTCTTTGGCTACTTACTATCCGGTGACTCGATCATGCCTGACATTCTAGTAAACTTTGATCGAAATTCTGATACACCAACCGGTTAAGCTATGCAATCCACTCGGTTTTCGTATATCCTGTGATGAGCTTCTCTTTGAGGGCTAAAATAGATGAACTGCTCTTCCCCAAGAGGCCTATATTAGCCATGGAGACTACAAGATTTGTGTCTCTAACTTGTGTTCTATTAGCTGTTACTTATATAACAGCAATAGCCATACCCAATATATGGTATTTTTTCTAGTTCATGGGATCAACAACCATTGTTTTTCTCtcatttatttttccaggctTGATCATTCTCAGGTAATAATACTACTGATTACTAATCTCTTGTGCTCTTTGTTAAGTCTTTGCCAACTACTAATAAGCCTTCTTTTCACAGGGATGTTCATGGTATTTCTACAACAAGGGATAGGATCATGGCAGTATTAGTGATAATTCTTGCTGGGGTGAGCAGCTTCATTGCCATATATTCCAACCTGCAAAATTCCAGGAACAACAAATGATgaatttttcctttccttttccttgTTCTACATCTCTTGCGAGAGGAAGGGGTGAATTTTCTTACCACCATATATGttgaattcaaaacaaattttcatGGTGGTGAATTGTCAACTAAAACATAGATTAACGGTTGTATTCTGattatttattatgtataaaatTAGATGATTAGATTGTGATCATTGATTATAGTGACTTGCACATGAGTTTCATtataattaaagattatgatATATTTATTGTATATGCAATTGTTGCATAAAAAAATTTTCCTAAAATAGAACCattttgatgaattttaatattttatactgCTTCTTAATCTACATTATCATGTGTTTTTCAAGGCACAAAAACTATTTTTGGATTGCTTTACAAGACAAAAGGACCCCAACCGTCAACTAGAATCGATAAAAACAAGGTCCCTTAAAGGCTTGTGAAAATGCTATCTTTGATTGTCTTTGTCTCCACCACTGGATGCCGCGGGCTATGCTAATGTTGACTTCTTCGATTTTATTAAATAACTTGCCAATCATGCTGAAATTAGAGatttacaaataaagaaaaataattaatttaggcACACTAAGTCTCATTTGTCTTGTATGATGCTAAAAAATCTTGTAGTATTATCCAATAAAATTAAATCTTAATTGATTCTTATCTATtagattaattttattaaatacaaatgataatgaattagatatttttaaaTAGTTATAAATCAAACCCTATTGAGATGAGTTCGAATAAATTAAATATTCGATATCCATTATAATATTAGATATTTTTAAATAGTTGATCAAATCGAATCTATTGATATGATTTCGGATAATGTATAAATTTAAAACGATTTTGAGTTTAGAAAATAAAGCTTATATTTCattcaaattttatatattgGATATCTATTATATGAAACTGATTAAATAAatagttaattaattataaatatatattttattaaatttttttctaaaatgcttgaatattaaattttaaataaagaatctaaatattttcatatgattattgaattttaaaatataattattaataaaaaaaattcatatgtGAATATGAATTATTATGAATGAAATTAAtcatatcatcttaggcatgataAATTAGGCAAAATTAATAATGATTagatttaataaaaaatgaaaacgAATTATATATGATAAGCATTGACAACATGTAATTAAAGGAGGGAGCTATACGAATTGACTTTGTaggtatatattatatataaagtaGAAAGTCGACATCGATGAGATGATGCTGTGtcagacatatatatatatatatataattattcaaattaagaaaaaaattgaaacttttaaataaaatctcataatatatatttaaataataaaataataataaaatactatTTAAAGTCAtatttttgtttttcttaaaaGTTATTCTATCTTCCAACTTACTCATTATTCTATCTTCGAATTTATACCGCTGACACGTTATTCTATCATGAAATTTTAAGTCAATTTGGATACCCTTTATTATcaaattcaataattattttacttttttttacgCATACCAGTTACCATATCTTTTACCATATAAAATTAGCTCAAACCCCAATTAAGGGTACCTAAATATTATTttcgataaaaaaaaattcataattgaaatataaataacacaattaaaaaattaaggaacgttcttttaaatcaataatatatattattacattagAAATCAAATCAACAACATAGAGGGTGACATCATTTTGAAGTGAACTGGAATCAATTGGATTGGTTCCGTGGCTGACCTTTGCTAGACATGACCCATGTGGCCACAATGGCCCAAGAGCCATTTGATTTATGGCTACCTTCAGCGTCCAAGTTCAACTACTACTTTCAATTGACACGCTTTGTGTCCATATTTATTGATTTTCAAAATTATATTGTCCCCACTCGACTCCAAGCTGTCCTTTTCCGCTAATCTTTCTCTCTTTGTTCCAATCTTACCATTCTCTTAGCCACCTAAAAAATTGCCATATCCCAACTCTACCAATGTCATTTTGGTCATTGGACCACCCGCATCCCAACCCCCATTCcagtataatttataaattaatgtaCATTAATGACTAATTATGTACAACAATACAACGTGTAAAAAAAACCATCTTCTAGCCGGAATATTCTATCTGGGGATGTCACCGACAATCGGAGTAGATGTTCCGCTTCTGCCGGAGCATAAGGTGACTGAGAAACGTGCAGCATCGGTGTCTGGAGCAGTGTTCAATGTATCGACTAGCATAATAGGTGCAGGAATTATGTCCATACCTGCCACCCTTAAGGTGCTGGGTGTAATTCCTGCTTTTGTATTGATTGTGGTTATTGCTTGGCTTGTTGACATTTCTGTGGAGTTCTTGATGAGATACACATATTCCGGCGAGTCAAAAACATATGCCGGCGTCATGAGGGAGGCCTTTGGGCCGGTCGGATCTGTGGCTGTGCAAATATGTGTCATGATCACTAATCTTGGATGCTTGATCATTTatttgatcattattggtaagtATGGATCAACTTGAGCTTAATTTTCATATGTTGTTTTAATGGAGCATTAGTACTTGTTTTTGTATTCTGAAGATACCATCTAGTACTTAATGAAACTAATCAGCAGAGTTCAAACTTTTAGAATTGTTCTTATCAAAGTTTGTAAGTCACAGTTATCTTTTTAGATGGGTTTGGTTAACCCATTATATATTTAAGACTCAATTAAGCTAAATTTTGCCTCACTTTAACGCTCATAAGCTTGTTAATTTGGTGGGTAATAGTGTTGTCCATTGGTTTCAGTTCTTGTTCTGTTTCACTCATATTATGATCAGGCTTTCTGTTCTTGAATTTCTATCTATAATGAATCAAGATTCTTATAGCTTATATTCTCGTGCTTTTTAATTTGCCAAAATTTACTTGGTTTCTTGTAGCTCATAATACAATTGACAATTGTCCCTTCTGTTTTTCAGGGGATGTCCTGTCAGGAAATGTTCATGAGGGGTCAGTGCACTTGGGGGTGTTGCAAGAATGGTTTGGCATTCACTGGTGGAATTCACGCGCTTTTGCACTCTTCTTCATTGTTGTTTTTGTTATGCTTCCTCTGGTCTCCTTCAGGCGTGTAGGTGTGTACACTTCAAACCTTTGTTATATCTGGGTTCTTGAACCTGCGTAAACAGATGTAATTGAAGTATTTGCAGTTAAATTTCTTGTTTTCAACTCGATACTACAAGATCAAGTACTATACTAAGTATTTTGTGTGTTTTGTTTACAGAATCACTGAGGTTCAGCTCAGCTATATCAGTTCTCCTGGCAGTAGTGTTTGTTGGGATTAGCTCAGTTTTGGCAATCTCTGCACTCATTGAAGGGAAAACCAATAGTCCAAGATTGTTGCCCCACCTAGACAATCAAGTTTCCTTCTTCGACCTTTTCACTGCTGTGCCAGTGATTGTGACAGCCTTCACCTTTCATTCCAATGGTTAGAATAGCTTTTTGATATCTTAATTCTTTTAGCTATATGCTATTCTTTGAAATGGTTCTTTCTGACCAATGTCTTTGATGGATGTATGTATGCAGTTCATCCGATTGGTTTTGAGCTTGGCAAACCTTCTGATATGATTTCAGCAGTAAGAATTTCACTAGTAATCTGCGCTGTCATATACTTCTCCATAGGCATTTTTGGGTACCTTTTGTTTGGAGAATCAATCATGGCTGATATATTAGTCAATTTCGATAGAAGTTCTGATACAGCAAGTGGT is a window encoding:
- the LOC110668082 gene encoding amino acid transporter AVT6C, translated to MYNNTTCKKNHLLAGIFYLGMSPTIGVDVPLLPEHKVTEKRAASVSGAVFNVSTSIIGAGIMSIPATLKVLGVIPAFVLIVVIAWLVDISVEFLMRYTYSGESKTYAGVMREAFGPVGSVAVQICVMITNLGCLIIYLIIIGDVLSGNVHEGSVHLGVLQEWFGIHWWNSRAFALFFIVVFVMLPLVSFRRVESLRFSSAISVLLAVVFVGISSVLAISALIEGKTNSPRLLPHLDNQVSFFDLFTAVPVIVTAFTFHSNVHPIGFELGKPSDMISAVRISLVICAVIYFSIGIFGYLLFGESIMADILVNFDRSSDTASGALLNDMVRLSYALHLMLVFPLLNFSLRANIDEFLFPRKTLLAKDTTRFVSLTLIILIFTYLLAIAIPNIWYFFQFGGSTFAVCLAFIFPGAIVLRDTHRISTTKDRIIASTMIILAVVTSTIAISTNIYSMTSNKS